Part of the Propionimicrobium sp. PCR01-08-3 genome, GTCGGCGGAAAGGCCATCGTTCTCGGCCACGGGCTGCGCACCCGGCTGAACCCGCTCGATGAGGGCCACCGGCCCTCGGGTCTGTCGGATCGGGAGTGGGCGTCCACGTTGGCATCGCGGCGTCGTGAGCTGCTGGGCGCGCTCGCGGAGACCGTGCTCGGGCGGGGTCTGTCGCCGTTGGAGCACACCGCCATCGACACCGCCCTCACGGCGACGGTGCGAGATGCGGAGGTGCCGATCCTGCCGATGGTCGTGGACCGTCTACTCACCCCAGCACCCGACGTTGACGAGGACGGGCGGCTGGCGGAAGATGGCCGGCTCGTCGCTCACGCGCTGCGCCGCCTCGTCGGCGGTGACCTGGCCGGCCTGTTCGATGGCCCCTCGACGGTGCGGTTCGACCCGTCGTTGCCGATGGTGAGCCTCGACCTCAGCCGGGTCGCGGAGAACGCCGCCCTCCTGAGCGTGTTGATGACCTGCGCGTCGGCATGGATGGAAGCGGCGCTGATGGACCCCGATGGCGGGAAACGCTGGATGATCTATGACGAAGCCTGGCGCCTCATGGCCCACCCCGCGCTGCTGCGCCGGATGGATGCGCAATGGCGGCTCGCCCGCCACTACGGGCTGGCAAACATGCTCGTCTTCCACAAGCTCTCCGACCTCGACAACGTGGGCGATCAGGGCTCGGCCATGCGCTCCCTGGCGAGCAGCCTGCTCGCCAATGCCGAGACGCGCGTGATCTACCGGCAAGAGTCCGACCAGCTCTCCCTCACCGCCAAGACCCTCGGCCTGACCGGCACCGAACAGCACCTCCTACCCGGACTCGGCACCGGGCAAGGGCTCTGGCGCATCAAAGAACGCTCCTTCGTCGTCCAACACCAGATGCACCCCGATGAGTTGGCCTTGTTCGACACCACCACCCGGATGATCTAGCGATTCAGCGGGTGCACCTGCCGGGCATGAAGCGAAGCGAACCCGACCAGCCGCCCGTCAACATCCCGACCGTCGTGCTCACGGTGCACGAGGACGGCATTCTGACCGCCACCCTCGACAGCACACCGCTGACGCCGCCTCAGTGGGCGCCACCGTGGCGACGTGAGTCGTTCCCGCAGATCATCGACCAGGCCAGCAACGACCGCACCCGCCCCATCCGCGTCGAGGTCCGCGAAGCAGACGGCTCAGTGTTCACCGACCTCATCACCGCACGACCCCGCCGCGCCCTCCCTGAACCGGAGCAGACGGTCGAGGCGAAGCCCACGCCGGCCCTGCCGGTGTTCCATCAGGTCGAGGGCGACGGGTTCGTGCCCGGCGAGGATGTCGCGGTCGCGATCATCACCGGCCACACCGACGCCGCGTACACCGGCACCGCCCGCGCCCTCATCGACCCCACCAACCCGCTCCCAGAGCAGACGACAGGGCGATTCGAGGTGCTGCTGCTCGGACGTATCTCGGGTGCCACGGTGATCCGGCGGCTGCCATGACCGGCGAAGGCCGGCAGACCGGATCGTTCGGGGACGAGCTGACCAACGCCGCCATGATCGGCCTGGTCGCCCTCTTCGGAGTCGCGCTCGTCCTCCGCGCCGCCGGCACGATCACCGCCTGGCTCACCGGCACCCCTCAGCCCGAAGGCGGACTCGCGGCCGGGGTCGGGGTGCTGGTACATCCCGGCGACCCCGGCACCGCGCTCGACGCGGACGGTTTGAACCCGGTCGTCTACTGGGTCGTGACCGGAGCCATGCTCACGCTCCTCATAGCACTCGTGGTGTTCGTGTGGGTGCGGGTGCGTCGCTTCACGCACCGGGCCGAGCAAGACCCGCGCCGGATGGCCGGGATCGCGACCCGCCACGAAGTCGCTACCGCGGCATCGGAGAAGGCGCTACTGCGACGCGCCGGGAACCTCCGACCCGGCCTGACCGACCCGAAACCAACCGATGTCGGGTACCGGCTCGGTTCCTCGAAAGGCGTGGGCGTGTGGGCGTCGGTGGAGGACTCAATCATGGTCATCGGCCCGCCCCGCTCCGGCAAGGGCCTGCACCTGGTGATCCCGGCGATCCTCGACGCACCAGGCGCCGTCGTCGTCACCAGCACCCGGCCCGACAACCTGACTGCGACCCTGCGCGCCCGCCGCCGGATCGGCCCGGTGGCGATCTTCGACCCCCAGCACTTGGCCGAGGGCCTGCCTGCCGGGCTGCGCTGGTCGCCGATCCGGGGGTGTGAGTCGCCACAGACAGCGATGATCCGCGCCACTGGCCTAGCCGCCGGCACTGGCTTGTCCGCCGGCGGGGTCGATAGTGGCGGGTTCTGGGAAGGGAAGACGAGAGCCGCGTTGCAGGCTTTGCTGCACGCGGCGGCGATCGACAACCGGCCACCCGCCGAACTGTTCCGCTGGACCCTCGACCCCACCGCCGCCGCGGATGCGGTGGCAATCCTGACCGGCTCCACTCGCGCCGCGACCGGATGGGCCGAGTCCTTGGAGGCGATGATCGACTCCGACCCCCGCACTCGCGACTCCATCTGGCAAGGCGTGTCCCTCGCTCTTGGATCGCTGGCTGATCCGCGCGTCCTCGACGCCGTATCGCCAGCCGAGGGAGAAGGGTTCGACCCCGAAGCGTTCATCCGCGATCGCGGAACCCTGTTCCTGTTGGCGACCGGCTCGGGTGCCGGAGCATCTGCGGCGCTGGTGGCTGCGTTGGTGGAAGACCTCATCGAGACTGCCCGCCGTCTCGCCGCACGCTCACCCGGTGCCCGGCTCGATCCGCCGATGCTGCTGGCGCTGGACGAGATAGCCA contains:
- a CDS encoding ATP-binding protein, which encodes MSAEQEKLHTSVLVAPASERRKYRKQRRQAAARLVAEQRRVEVEAAKTKAEAERAERRATTYLPKSGEPGPAALRTPGRFRLPRHQDTSAVLAAQYPFLAEGGLGSQGVFVGQDMYSGGSFVYDPWELYRRGVITAPNMILAGIVGSGKSSLAKSLYTRSLPFGRRVYVPCDPKGEHTAVAEAVGGKAIVLGHGLRTRLNPLDEGHRPSGLSDREWASTLASRRRELLGALAETVLGRGLSPLEHTAIDTALTATVRDAEVPILPMVVDRLLTPAPDVDEDGRLAEDGRLVAHALRRLVGGDLAGLFDGPSTVRFDPSLPMVSLDLSRVAENAALLSVLMTCASAWMEAALMDPDGGKRWMIYDEAWRLMAHPALLRRMDAQWRLARHYGLANMLVFHKLSDLDNVGDQGSAMRSLASSLLANAETRVIYRQESDQLSLTAKTLGLTGTEQHLLPGLGTGQGLWRIKERSFVVQHQMHPDELALFDTTTRMI
- a CDS encoding TraM recognition domain-containing protein; this encodes MTGEGRQTGSFGDELTNAAMIGLVALFGVALVLRAAGTITAWLTGTPQPEGGLAAGVGVLVHPGDPGTALDADGLNPVVYWVVTGAMLTLLIALVVFVWVRVRRFTHRAEQDPRRMAGIATRHEVATAASEKALLRRAGNLRPGLTDPKPTDVGYRLGSSKGVGVWASVEDSIMVIGPPRSGKGLHLVIPAILDAPGAVVVTSTRPDNLTATLRARRRIGPVAIFDPQHLAEGLPAGLRWSPIRGCESPQTAMIRATGLAAGTGLSAGGVDSGGFWEGKTRAALQALLHAAAIDNRPPAELFRWTLDPTAAADAVAILTGSTRAATGWAESLEAMIDSDPRTRDSIWQGVSLALGSLADPRVLDAVSPAEGEGFDPEAFIRDRGTLFLLATGSGAGASAALVAALVEDLIETARRLAARSPGARLDPPMLLALDEIANLSPLPSLPTLMAEGGGSGITTMPVLQSLAQARDKWNEHQANAIWDASIVKVILGGASNSRDLQDLSALVGERDEYTDSVTLGDHGTRSNQRSVRRVPIFPPDRIRRLPFGTGVVLLRSAPPIVADLYPWPKRADADQLKADRAEIEALLRRTEN